DNA sequence from the Dreissena polymorpha isolate Duluth1 chromosome 3, UMN_Dpol_1.0, whole genome shotgun sequence genome:
GAACGCGTGTTTTCAATGGATAACAGTTACCCCCTGCTTAaggtgatattatgggcatctagcagtttataggtgtctatcgcaaccgttgtttatttttggtgttttcacttcatatacacttatatttgttaatgcagcatcaacatactaaaacaatatcccggaaagagaaaaataattcatttgaataccaattgtactttcgtttgacaactgatcatgcatgtacggtgtgaacctaaatttagttttagagcagattcgttcatacgacacaaagacacaattttgttttacggatcattcggcttagaggactgggtgagtcacgtacgaatatcgaatataaaatatatttttataaacaactggtagcaagatgagttgcagagaattggtcagtaaccacattttaactaactcttttgacctgttaattcttttcagctcaattcaacagtgaataatgcccataatatcactttaagcaacaattttgccgacatgacagacttttaatgcatcatgtcttgttgtagccggaattgaatcatttcctaggcctaattgatccacagtcgccaatttgtattctatgtttaattggattgagttgtttcaagctttgaaaaagctagttgccctgctttgtagcccaactgtaaccaacttttgaaattgagtttccggGGCTTAAATCTACTGTCACCAGGCTAACatgcaaccactaaacctgtaagttattcattaTGTAAGATCTGACaatgtattgaactcattcaatttgcaagtctgaagacattaaagggaccttttcaagtttaagtaaattgacaaaattaaacgatttaataatttggagagttctgttgttgtcgttatatttttcatactacgaggattgcttatataaagtataaaatacatctctcattgtatgagcacggatgaccgagtggtctaaacgatagacttttattccattggtcagtggttcgagcccagttcagggtaacttttgtttttgttattttaattgtattcttttttaatggagcttttaagatctaatttttacatttattaatatttagcatttaaagacaaactgtgaaaatgtcccttttagATATTTACTAAACAAtaccacaaggtaaaaatttacaactcattggttgtttatttgattaaaaagtgattttatttatttaccttGTCAGCATGGTTACGTTGAAGTTATAAtcactttttttaaatcatcaataGAAAAGATAATgtaagcttcattttggaaaaaaaacatggcttaatgcatatgcattagttgtcatcccagtaccagagactctctttaaaccaAAAACACCATAAAGTCAGAAAGTGTCggccttgattagcttgtgcgcaatgcacaggctaatcagtgtgcacaggacaccacttatttggcatgcattaagccccgttttccctgaacgcagccaatatgtacatacaCATGTACTTCAATGAAatactggccaatgtcgtcgcacatgCTGTTAAACTACCATTTTTgtcaaaagtacaaatacgccaacagctgaaaatagatatcaccgcggtgacaaaattgtcaattttgtcaccgcggtgatatctattttgtcactgcggtaacaattaTGACTGTTGGAATATTTTTTATTcctgctgttacatttatttgtttgggtcaGTTTTCAGCCAATCATTTTCACCGTAACAAACCGagattttttcaagaaaataattaaatatttaacaatagtttaaattaaaatcaatacgGATGAATAAGGATAGTTGATAAGTTTATTCATATGtaaacaagtttatttacaataaagactTATTTACAATAAAGACTTTTTTGTATTTGTCGATTTCGTGATACATGATTAAAACATTTAACAGCTTAAGTTCGACACACTTTCTTATTAACTTTATGTGGGAATGCTTATCGATAAATGATTATGTAATTGTACATTGTCGTCATCCTTGTGTCCAAAGATTAAAATTACAAAACTCATGGTCTGAACGCCAATGTTCTACAGTAATCCATGTAGGCAGATATCTTGATAACTTCGCAGTAAATATTCGCCGATTTCCGTTTTGCAAAACGTTATTTTTTGGTCAGTTTGATTGAGCTCTTATCAAACTCTTTGGGTCAGACAAAGTATCACcgcagttacaaatatatcaccgcagtgataaatttattaccgcagtgacaaaattgtcgccgcggtgatatctatttttagctgttggcgtatatgtTCTTTTGACCCAAACGGTACGTCatattaaacactattgattacatacacacactcgaTGTCTGCAgtgtggtgaagtataaacaggcagatgcagcagttatcgttcttagcgtagttaagagcagaccgacttgcaaaacttgctcttagCATTAGTTCTTCGCAAACGAACAAATACAAACacgttattttattaatttaaaaaaaaacacagtgcATCTTGGATATAGACTCTTTCAATATATAGACTCAATGTGTGTATACCTCATGACTTTGGTCGAACAATCATACGAAAGTACTTTTTAGATACAGCATATAGATGTATACATTTCCAAAATGCATTCCCATCCATGTTTCTGTTCCATAAATCATATGACCCACCAGAGGTAGGACGCAGAGCAATAAGTATGTTATTTAGATATTTAACACTTTGGATATCTCCTTCTAAGAACCCTCTGCACAGATTTTGCAAACATGTCATAAAAATAAGAATTGGAAAGCCCTCTATGTTGGTTCATTTAAAAGTTAGTTCAATAAACAGTCGGTTGACATCCCTTACCAAAACAACTTAACACAATTGAGCATCATgtccaccaggggcggggcaattttctttTTATGGCTTTAGATAGATCGGGATTTTTCTTTAGTTTTAAACGATATATATTTTCATCTACTTTTGTGTAAAGTTCGATGCgtgaaacaatttaaaacataataagtTCACAATTTTGTAAAACAGCGGTGTGCGACATTTTTGTGATCATATGAAGTTATTTTTTTACGTCAAAATGCACGAAATTAAATGTTCGCACACACATCGTTATAAGGCATGCACTTAAAGAAGGATTATTTCACTTGTGGTCTTATATAACATATAGTTTCACTCGGAACTCCGCTTTACGTGACAATGGTGTGTATGACCGCCCATGCAATGAAAGGATCTtaaactgaaattaaaaaaattatgtatgtTATTGATAATATTGAAGCTCATATTGCCAGAAAAAAAACAGTTTGGATATATAAATTATTCTACTGCAAGGATTCATTAGCGGATGTCTATCAATAATGCTATAATGGTTAGTCTCTGTTTAAAGAAATGACCACCTGATAGCCATATTTTCTTCTGATATCCATGCATAGAACCTATtccaaaacagaaaaaaacattgaattaattgttattttgtgGTTTTATTAAAACAGCCCCAGACAGCAAGTTTATAATCCTCGTGTAGCTTATCCGTATCCTTTCTTATCTGACATATTTGGATGAAGGCCCGTGTCTTCATGTTTTTATCGTACATTTTTAAATAGCATAACACTGTGTTTAAATTATATGGTGATTAATTTACCAGTAGTGTACCTTTTAATTTCGTTCATAATTTGGGGTTTATGTGTTTCAACttattaaaaatctttttttattaaaatgatgaataatgtatttttatatgGGGCGATTTTCTAAATTTAACCATCTTAGACAGTATAAACTCTATATtcgttataaatacaaaatatacttggtaaattataaaatgttgatGATCCAAAAAATATTGATGCATTGTGTTCATAAATGACTAATCTGTTCAATGTAGCACCCAAATCTTCGTGCGCTGATCTGCCCTCTTTACACTGATTGCCTTCACCTGTTTCGTTTATTCCTTTAGTGGCACGTTCAGTACGATCTGCAAGACGTCGTACAGTGTTTACATACACATACCTTCATATTCGGATcgcaaacatgttttcaaaaatcaCGTTTATTTGTAGAAAATTCCCAAATGAAGTGTATCGCcgatgttttgtttcgtttttttagCATTGGACAAACAAACTCGTGCAGAATTATGTGACCATTTCGAGAGAGAATGTGGAGTACTAAATGTAGTTTGTAGCATGTTACTTGATATAGGAACGCCGTTACTATCAAGCACACCATTAATCAGCCTCATCAGTGCTATCGGAACAATTGCATTGTGTATCtatgttttttcttaaataatataatgttgtccttaaaatataaaaaaggatATAGCTGCCATAAAACCAATACTGTACTGTATTACTTACTAATATGTTTATTTGCACTCAAAATACCTAAAATATCCACATTTGTCGGTCTGATTGTCAGTGCGAACTGACCTTTTCAAATGCGTCATGcgattattattttgataattaagaATTTATCTTACATTTTAAGTTGTTTAAGTTAATTTTATGTAAGGAAGGTTAAGCtcaatacatgtataagtattCTCGTACGGTAACCGCTCTGAGAACATACAGTAATATTCCATTCATTATATACCGATGGCGAgatattatcatttaaataacgAAACAAATCACGACCTATcaattttaaaactgtaaattgaATAGTTCAGTGTAGTGATACAACGCGTATTAAAGTAGCGTAATTTAATCGCATTGTGATAATGTTTCCGTAAATTGAACACATGTGATATAAACTAACATGGGGAGtagtaaaacaaattaattaagaaAGTCGATATCAAGATAAACTGAAAGTAATGCATGTTTCTTAACGTGGCTCGAAAAAAATGTTCACTTAACAATAAATagattttctttatttgttgttatatttaataatagttcCAAAACAATTACTATCTGGACATAATCGAGGTATTTTTTAAATCTGAGCCTAATTTAAGAATCTCCTGAGCTAAAATATGatattttgaacataaatgtgATAGAGCATTCGATAAACTGTTAGATTAAGAGTGCTCTTTTCATCGAATTCATAcacattgaattattttaaacttATAGGAATGTATATAAAAGCgggtattgttttttttctattttgtcatcAAATGCAGAACTATTTAAATCCCAAGGGCAATATAAGGTGAGTTTATGATCCCTCTCCAGTTTTTATGCAATCTTCTCATTGCCTTTCCGATACAGAACTAGCATTAGGGTGAAAAAAATTCACACGACAAGCACCACACAACATATATACCGCATATTGCTGGAGAACACGCCTTGGGACGTTCATATTCATTACTAAACCTTATTTTAAGAATATTGAGGATTTAGAACGTGACAAGTCCGAACATTAGATACACTTTTATCAGGATAAGTTAGACATACAATTTTATCAGAATAAGTTAAACagtgtttgaaattattgatgaCATTAAATAAGCATAACATTATTAACATGCACGAATCATTATCTCTATCTCTCGGATTATGTGCTGGGCCCCTCTGGGACATTGTCGCACAATTGTGAACTATGTACACGTGTGAAGGGAAGAACAATGGTTAAAAGCCGGATAAAAACATTTTGTTCCAGAGTTATAAGCACAGCTCCCCCATCCTAGTCTTAAAGACATCTATGGATGGGGAAATGACCACCTGTTCTGGGAGACCATTCCAGAGGCGTATTCCAGTTGGGAAGAAGGAAAACTGGTAGGCATTGACGGTGGTAAATGGCACTATGAAGCGGTTTGCATGGCCTCTGGTGTGCACTCCTGCTGGTATGAGTACACTTCTGGAATCGATGTTCACCAGGTTGTTTACGATCCTGTACATCATGACCACTTTTGCCGTTAGGCGTCTGTATTCAAGCGTTGGCCAACCGAGATTGTTCATCATTGCAGTGACACTGCTGGTGTATCGGTAGTCGCCTGTGCAGAAGCGGGCATTTCTTCGTTGGACAGACTCCAATTTGTTGATGTTGGATCGGGTTTTGGGATGCCAAACAGATGCCGCATACTCAAGCTGGGGTCTTACAAGAGATGTGTATGCCTTTGCCTTGATGTCTGTAGAGCAGGTTGCCAGATTTCTACGAAGGAAGGCTGATGTTGAGTTTGCCTTTTTAGCGGTGATGTCAATATGGCTGTTCCACGTTAGTTTACTGTCTATGGTCACGCCAAGGTATTTGGCTTTATCTGTCTGTTTAAGTGTTTGGCCATGGATGTTGTATGAGCCAGGTGTGATGTTCCGCTTGTTGGTAATACGGATCATTTCGCACTTGTCCGGATTAAAGTCCATTAACCACTCCCGCTCCCTTACTTGTAACTGGTCGAGGTCATCTTGAAGTGCCTTGGTGTCATCTGCCGATCTTATGGTCCTGTATAGTAGACAGTCATCGGCGAAGAGGCGTACAGTTGATGAGACTCTACCTGGGAGGTCATTTATGTAGACCAAGAACAGGAGAGGCCCGAGGACGGTACCCTGAGGGACTCCTGATGTAACAGGGGCTGGTGCAGATACCTTTCCGTCAAGTACAACTTGCTGCTGTCTATCCGATAGGAAGCTGTTATTCCACCCCAGAGTCTTGCCGCGCACACCATAGTGGTGCAACTTTGTTGAGAGACGTCGATGGGGCACCTTGTCGAATGCTTTAGAAAAATCAAGTAGTATCCCGTCATTCTGTTGCTTGTTACTCAACCCTGCTGCGAGATCCTGTACTGTGTTGATGAGTTGTGACTCGCATGATCTCCTCTTCCGGAATCCGTGCTGTGCATCGGAGAGAAGCTCGTTTTCATCCAAGAACTTCATCAAGTGGCTGTGAACAATGTGTTCCATGGTCTTACAGCAGATAGAGGTTAGTGACGCAGGACGATAGTTGGAGGCTTGGGTCTTGTCTCCTTTCTTGAAAAGTGGAGTAACATTGGCATTTTTCCAACCAGTAGGGACTTGGCACTGATATTGAGACGCTTGAAAGATGAGGGTTAATGCTGGAGCTATGACCGATGACATCTCCTTCAGAAATCTGGATGATATCTGGTCTGGTCCTGATGCTTTGTGTGGGTTGAGGGCTTCAAGTAGCTTCCTTACACCATTGACATGGATCATCAGTGGGGGGGGCCTCCACTGGGATATCCTGTCCGAGGTCTGGAAGGTTCTCGCAGTCTTCCTTTGTGAACACTGAGGAGAACTATTCGTTCAGGATTTCTGCTTTGGCACTAGCATCAGAATAGGTGGACCCATCTTTTTTCAGGGGAGCAACGCCTGAACTGTCGCTTTTCATGCTTTTTACATATGAGTATAGCTTCTTGTTGTTGCCTCCAGGTTCACTTATCATGTCTCTAACATACTCATTTCTGGCATTTCTACAGGCTTTCTGGTTTTCTTTCTGGATCTGTCTGTAAATATTCCATTCTGTCTGATCTTTAGATTTTCTGGCTCTACGATATGCCCGTTTCTTTCTTCGAGCTAGTTTTCTAATATTTCTATTGCACCATGGTTGGTTGAATCTTGAAGATGTTAGCTTAGATGGTACATGCGATTCAATGACTTTGTTACATTGTTGTTTGAAGTCTGCCCATAGTGTGTTGATTGGTGAAGCGGTGCTGTGGTTTCCAACAAAGGTTTTGCTAAAGCTGTCAAGGTCTTCTTTGATGACAGGTGTATTCGCTTTCTTCCATAAAAAGATGCGTCGTTGAACTGGTTTTTGACGTTTCGGGATCACATTTGTGTCTATGAGGACCGTATCATGGTCACTTAGGCCAGGCATGGGAAGGCATCTTTCGACAAGAGTTGGGCGGTTTGTGCAGAAAAATGTCAAGTGTATTTTCGTTATATTCtatataaccattatatatattatattatatataccattatatatattatattctaaTTAAAACGAAAACTATTTTTTATGCTTTTCAAATAGGTACCGATTGATTGATAAagtggtatttttttttaaagaactacTGATTGATTCGTATTTTAGCGAACACCTTATTACGGAGAATTGTgcaatttaaatgattattttttaatgtctAAGCGATCAGGTTATCAAGCAAAGCGTGAAGGTTTTTGTCACAAATGGATTTATTGCActgtataacaaatatatatatgttcacAAAACAATCACAAACACGTGTAAACGAAgcacaaagttattttaaaacgcAAACATATGAGACACGTAGAGAGGTTAACAGCTAAGCAAGGTCAGTCACGAGCAATAAGGCTGGGTAGGCTAGCTAGGTGTCGTCACTAACTATTATCTCCGGGCTGAAGGGCTTATAGCCAGCACGTCTCCTCTCTATGGACCAACAGATCTTCAGTAACCTGTGAAAATCATAGAGCGAAAATCATGTCTGAATGAAAAATCCCTTCGACGGTTAACCTGGACAAAAGTGATTATGTATATGTTGTTTTGACATATGAGTCGAATTCAATTAACGATTTAGTTTGCTGTAATTGATACTATTtagttatttcaaaatctttcTTTTAAACAACAGATCCAATATAACACAATACTATATGGTTATACTCACAGCGTGAGAATGATACATATGACGTCATATCCGCCGAGCACGAGAAACACGAGCCCACGCATATAGCTCACGGTGGCGGCGTAGATGTAGCTGGTTGAGGCGTTGGCGACCAGAGTGCAGACAATCTCGAGAGTCCCCACCACGCTGAATATCGCGCCTGGATCGAAAATGTTTAACACAATATTGAAAAGCAGTGCGTGCACTCGGGCTTCTTTGCAATTCTGTTTTTCATGATTTTGTGGTACAACATGCATTATTGGCAATTGTATAAGCGTATGGTGTATACCCGATTCTATCAGCATAAATggattatttcaaattaaaaaaaaactctctaaaacttaaccaaaacacTAACGActggttatttttattttaaatgtttaatttaaatttaattataattaatgcATTAGATCTATATATGTAACAAATTCATAATGCTTTCGAAAGGACATACGATTTTGTAAATTACAAAATAGTCATTAACGCCAACATTATAGACAAAAATAAACTTTGAATAAAGAATTTACTTTGAACCCAACCATCCCCaacccccttcccccaaaacgTCTACAGTTTGAAAACTTTCAATATATACACTATATTCTTGTTGCTTATGCCGTAAATAAAGTGTTCTAAATCACGACTTGTGTAATAGGAAGTGCTAAATTAAATGTCATACTGAACTGTATTAAATCATCACTACTAAACAAATGTAGACTATGTTTTATCTGTAGTATTTAGTATATGAGTAGTTGGTGAAAACGTGCATATGAATACTGAGTTAAATATTCAAAAAACGAATCAATGTAGATTAGCATTCATTCGTTTTGAGATCTACCTTGTTTCTCAGGCGGTGTCAGGTGAGAAAGGATACTCCTCTGCATCGTCGTAGAAAGGGGGCCAAACATGCCCACAGCTATGACTGCAACATAGAAACAGACGAGTAGACAGGGGACCAAACATGCCCACCGCTATGACTGCAACATAGAAACAGACGAGTGGACAGGGGACCAAACATGCCCACAGCTATGACTGCAACATAGAAACAGACGAGTGGACAGGGGACCAAACATGCCCACAGCTATGACTGCAACATAGAAACAGACGAGTGGACAGTGGACCAAACATGCCCACCGCTATGACTGCAACATAGAAACAGACGAGTGAACAGGGGACCAAACATTTCCACCGCTATGACTGCAACATAGAAACAGACGAGTGAACAGGGGACCAAACATGTCCACCGCTATGACTGCAACACAGAAAAAGAcgaatatattgtttaatatatgagTCGTGATCTGAAGAAACTGGGCaacatgcatgtgcgtagagtgtcgtcccagattagcctgtgcagtccgcataggctaatcagggacgatacattccgcttttatagtatttttagtttcaaagaagtccctccttaccgaaaatcaagtttaagcgtaaagtgtcgttcctgagtagcctgtgcggattgcacaggctaatctggaacgacactttacgcacacgcattaagcccagttttctcagaacgcgactcatataaacacaaataagcttaatatatttgattctcgctctgggaaaacaactTGATGTACTTGAAAATGACGCCCTATATTAGCCTGTTCTGTCCGACGACACTTTCATCTTTAAGGTGTATTATTCGTTTAAAGTAAGTACTAGTATCATGTTTTGGTGGAAtgcgacgacactttatacaAGTGTATTCAACCCCGTTTCCACGGAGCGAGGCTCAACTATTTTATACGTGTTAAACGTAGTAAGTGCTATGTTCTAGTCGTGCTGTAACGGTAGCAATCTGTTTCCGTTTATTTAAAGTTACGAATTTCTAATCAAACTTCACGAGTGTATACGCCATAAAAATGCATCTTATGTAATTTTGTGCTCAATATCTTATGAAAACGAATGAGCAGTTTTCGTGAGATAGTTAAAGGTTGCACTCAACATTCAAAAGTCTTCCTGTGAACTAATCATACGTGTATTCTTCAGTCCACGCGTATATACCTTACGGGTTTTTGTTGTTGATATGGTACGTGGGACTTACTTATAAATAGTCTTGTGTGATTATAGTAATGTATGCATACGTTATACTTATTATGGTTTGGTCTAAGTATTGTTTTTCCCAACAAATTGATTAAAGGGTACAGTTATTAGCTTGATGATGTATTCAAATCGAATTAAACTGCGCTTAAAATATGAAAAGGTAAGCACTTCATGAATCACCATTGAATATGAAATACTACGCACTTATCCAGTAGGAAGTGTCGTCGGTGACGAAGGCGGTCCAGAGGAACGCGGCCCCATACGACGCAGTGCCGATAATGCAGATCCAAACCTCGTCCATAAACTTCTCTAAGAACTTCACCGAGCCCAGCCCGATCACCAAGATCACCGCGGCGCGCAAGGCGCTGTAGGTACCCACTCGTGTAGGCGACCAGCAGAACGGCTGCCCGAGCTGATACAGCGTCTCTGTCGTGGTGCGGGGCAGGTAACTCAGGTTACATAGGGCGTGGATGACGGTGACAAGCCGATACTTCCACAGGCGGTTTTCGGAGTCGTTCACCACGAAGAATGAGACGCTTGCTTTCAGCTGTCCAATTAACGTATTGTCATTCCGGCGTTTTTCCTTTGAAAGCGTCTCTGGCAGAACGAAAAACATGAATACCAAATTCAGAATCAGTACTCCGGCCATGGTTGCGAATGT
Encoded proteins:
- the LOC127871647 gene encoding solute carrier family 46 member 3-like, which encodes MTEKDRSPFNRPHLEPNVDEKSTLLSNTDDSDGAGTTDYRKFRALEIKTTWRHWLIGPIVFAYMFAMLCSFFALVEYTNNYFMNQEYSKANISSNESADLFCNPNSSSAIYAAEMTATSEASTWNLYFALASGVPAIIANMIFGSYTDAFGRKFLLTIGIVGTTLRLGTAALIIHLELPIVFLLIACFIEGCSGQYATTLQVSLAYIADITKPGPHRMYGIIFIEVVIGIGLSLASLVSGYIIEGYGYMITFATMAGVLILNLVFMFFVLPETLSKEKRRNDNTLIGQLKASVSFFVVNDSENRLWKYRLVTVIHALCNLSYLPRTTTETLYQLGQPFCWSPTRVGTYSALRAAVILVIGLGSVKFLEKFMDEVWICIIGTASYGAAFLWTAFVTDDTSYWIIIAVGMFGPLSTTMQRSILSHLTPPEKQGAIFSVVGTLEIVCTLVANASTSYIYAATVSYMRGLVFLVLGGYDVICIILTLLLKICWSIERRRAGYKPFSPEIIVSDDT